The proteins below come from a single Actinomycetota bacterium genomic window:
- a CDS encoding helix-turn-helix domain-containing protein, whose protein sequence is MLPTETELYHPAREEIALTKVLHALSDPIRLDLVRRLDACGEERCCGSFQDLPIAKSTATHHWRVLRLSGVVAAREEGTRKFHRLRRDDLDARFPGLLDSVLAASAAEAPLAFSP, encoded by the coding sequence ATGCTGCCCACCGAGACCGAGCTGTACCACCCTGCCAGGGAGGAGATCGCCCTCACCAAGGTGCTCCACGCCCTCAGCGATCCCATCCGTCTGGACCTGGTGCGCCGGCTGGACGCGTGCGGCGAGGAGCGGTGCTGCGGGAGCTTCCAGGACCTGCCGATCGCCAAGTCCACCGCCACCCACCACTGGCGGGTGCTGCGCCTGAGCGGCGTGGTGGCCGCCCGGGAGGAGGGCACCCGCAAGTTCCACCGCCTCCGCCGCGACGACCTCGACGCCCGCTTCCCGGGCCTGCTGGACTCGGTGCTGGCCGCCAGCGCGGCCGAGGCTCCGCTCGCCTTCAGTCCGTAA
- a CDS encoding MFS transporter, which translates to MTNIEQRPGRPAGDARRWWALAVLCLSLVLIALDNTVLNVALPTLVRDLHASTAQLQWIVDGYQLVFAGLLFSAGSMADRRGRKGALQMGLVLFGAGTLVSAFAGSANLLIVTRSFMGIGGALIMPATLSILGTVFPDPAERTKAIAIWAAMAAVGIAIGPVLGGVLLAHFSWGSIFLINVPVVVIALVGGGLLLPKSKDPSPGRADPVGSLLSVGTLMSLMYAVIEGPSLGWTSGDVLGSAVLGIALLLAFLSWESHSDHPMLDLRLFQDRRFSVGALSLTLLYFSALGTYFLYTQHLQFVMGYSALRAGVYTVPFAVVLVLVSLQTPRALRRYGTGRVAGTGLLVLAAALLVRATANADTTYGLLLVSLVITAVGVGCTIAPSTASIMSSLAQAQAGVGSAMNDAARQVGAAAGVAVLGSVWASSYEHALAAPRLHAAIPAAAVQASRTSVGAALAAARSLPANRAAGLVEGVKGAFVHGSNVACVVAAGVALVGAVLAVRALPRSPRERIARTADVEIQVLDLTEELL; encoded by the coding sequence ATGACGAACATCGAACAACGCCCCGGGAGGCCCGCAGGCGACGCCCGGCGGTGGTGGGCGCTCGCCGTGCTCTGCCTGAGCCTCGTGCTGATCGCCCTCGACAATACCGTACTCAACGTGGCTCTCCCCACCCTGGTGCGGGACCTGCACGCCTCCACCGCGCAGCTGCAGTGGATCGTGGACGGCTACCAGCTGGTCTTCGCCGGCCTGCTGTTCAGTGCCGGGTCGATGGCCGACCGCCGTGGGCGCAAGGGTGCCCTGCAGATGGGTCTCGTGCTGTTCGGCGCCGGGACCCTGGTCTCGGCGTTCGCCGGCAGCGCCAACCTCCTCATCGTCACCCGCTCGTTCATGGGCATCGGCGGTGCCCTCATCATGCCGGCGACGCTTTCCATCCTGGGCACCGTCTTCCCCGACCCCGCCGAGCGCACCAAGGCGATCGCCATCTGGGCGGCCATGGCGGCGGTGGGCATCGCCATCGGCCCCGTGCTGGGCGGCGTCCTTCTGGCGCACTTCAGCTGGGGCTCGATCTTCCTCATCAACGTCCCGGTGGTGGTCATCGCCCTGGTGGGCGGCGGGCTCCTGCTGCCCAAGTCCAAGGACCCCTCGCCCGGGCGGGCGGACCCGGTGGGGTCGCTGCTCTCGGTAGGCACACTCATGAGCCTGATGTACGCCGTCATCGAGGGCCCCAGTCTGGGCTGGACCAGCGGTGACGTCCTGGGGTCGGCGGTGCTGGGCATCGCCCTGCTGCTCGCCTTCCTGTCCTGGGAGTCGCACTCGGATCACCCGATGCTGGACCTGCGCCTGTTCCAGGACCGCCGGTTCTCGGTGGGGGCGCTCAGCCTGACGCTGCTGTACTTCTCGGCCCTCGGCACTTACTTCCTCTACACCCAGCACCTGCAGTTCGTCATGGGGTACTCGGCGCTGCGGGCCGGGGTGTACACGGTGCCGTTCGCCGTCGTGCTGGTGTTGGTGTCGCTGCAGACACCCCGGGCGCTGCGCCGCTACGGCACCGGCCGGGTTGCGGGGACCGGGCTCCTGGTGCTGGCCGCCGCCCTCCTGGTGCGGGCCACCGCCAACGCCGACACCACCTACGGGCTCCTGCTGGTCTCGCTGGTCATCACCGCCGTCGGGGTCGGGTGCACCATCGCCCCCTCCACTGCCTCGATCATGAGCTCGCTGGCGCAGGCACAGGCGGGGGTGGGCTCGGCGATGAACGACGCCGCCCGGCAGGTGGGCGCCGCCGCCGGCGTGGCCGTGCTGGGCAGCGTCTGGGCCTCGAGCTATGAGCACGCCCTGGCGGCGCCCCGGCTCCACGCCGCCATCCCGGCCGCCGCGGTACAGGCGAGCCGGACGTCGGTGGGGGCAGCCCTGGCGGCAGCCAGGTCGCTACCCGCCAACCGGGCGGCGGGCCTGGTGGAAGGGGTGAAGGGCGCCTTTGTCCACGGCTCGAACGTGGCCTGCGTGGTGGCGGCCGGGGTGGCGTTGGTGGGCGCGGTGTTGGCGGTCCGGGCGCTGCCCAGGTCCCCCCGGGAGCGGATCGCCCGAACCGCCGACGTCGAGATTCAGGTCCTCGACCTCACCGAAGAGCTGCTCTAG
- a CDS encoding ROK family protein — MGQVLAIDIGGTKLAAGLVDPAGVLVSRVHAPTPAAANAEAIFAGLLQLIGQLPAPDATACGVGCGGPMAPGGEAVSPLNIPAWRGFPLRSRLAAATGLPTYVDNDAKALALGEGWVGAAAGEPNFIAMVVSTGVGGGIVLDGRLLDGRSGNAGHIGHVIVEPGGRSCACGARGCLEAEVSGLAIQAQTGRPAREAPPELIERCGRLVGRAVGSVANLLDLPLAVVAGSVALGFGAPFFAAAQAEIALTSALEFSRGTVIRPGGLGDAGPLIGAAAVGLRGVAALRGQAPPG; from the coding sequence ATGGGCCAGGTTCTGGCGATCGACATCGGCGGGACCAAACTGGCGGCCGGCCTGGTGGACCCGGCCGGGGTGCTGGTCTCCCGGGTCCACGCTCCCACCCCGGCGGCTGCCAATGCGGAGGCAATCTTCGCCGGACTGCTGCAGCTGATCGGGCAGCTGCCCGCCCCCGATGCGACGGCCTGCGGCGTCGGCTGCGGCGGCCCGATGGCGCCTGGGGGCGAGGCGGTCTCGCCGCTCAACATCCCCGCCTGGCGCGGCTTCCCCTTGCGCAGCCGCCTGGCCGCCGCCACCGGGCTGCCCACCTACGTCGACAACGACGCCAAGGCCCTCGCCCTCGGGGAAGGCTGGGTGGGGGCGGCCGCGGGCGAACCCAATTTCATCGCCATGGTGGTGTCCACCGGGGTGGGGGGCGGGATCGTGCTCGACGGCCGGCTCCTCGATGGCCGGTCGGGCAACGCCGGGCACATCGGCCACGTGATCGTGGAGCCCGGCGGGCGGAGCTGCGCCTGCGGGGCCCGCGGGTGCCTGGAGGCGGAGGTCTCCGGCCTGGCGATCCAGGCGCAGACCGGGCGCCCGGCCCGTGAGGCGCCCCCGGAGCTCATCGAGCGCTGCGGGCGCCTCGTTGGCCGGGCGGTGGGCTCGGTGGCCAACCTGCTGGACCTGCCCCTGGCGGTGGTGGCCGGATCGGTGGCCCTGGGGTTCGGCGCCCCCTTCTTCGCCGCCGCCCAGGCGGAGATCGCCCTGACCTCGGCTCTGGAGTTCTCCCGGGGGACGGTGATCCGGCCGGGCGGGCTGGGCGATGCCGGCCCGCTCATCGGGGCGGCGGCAGTGGGCCTGCGGGGCGTGGCTGCTCTACGGGGACAGGCCCCTCCGGGCTAG